TTTGCTCGTGCCGAGAATACTGCGGGCGATGATCATGCGTTGAATCTCGCTTGTGCCTTCGCCGATCTCGCAGAGCCGCGCGTCGCGGTAGAGGCGTTCGACGCGGTAATCGCGAAAGTATCCGGCGCCGCCATGAATCTGCACGGCGTAATCGGCAGCGCGCTTGGCGACCTCAGAGGCGTAGAGCTTGGCCATCGAAGCAACCACTGTCACGTCTTCACCTTGATCGTGCAGCCAGGCGGCGCGATAGATCAATAGCTCTGCCGTATCGATCTCGGCCTTCATCTCGGCCAGCTTAAAGCTGATCTCTTCAAAGCCGGCGATAGCCGCGCCGAACGCCTGCCGCGTCGTGGCGTATTTCAGGGCTTCATCAAGGCTGGCTTTGGCGATGCCGAGGCAGAAACAGGCCATGCCGACGCGGTCATAAGCGAGACATTGCATCAAGGTCGGAAAGCCGCTGTTCTCTTCGCCAAGCAGATTCGCCGCCGGCACGCGGCAATCTTCAAAAAACAGCTCGGAGGTCGGCGAGCCGCGCACGCCCATCTTCTCAAGCTTGCGCCCGCGCGTCAGGCCCGGCGCGTCGCCGTCTACCAGAATCAAGCTGTAGCCGCGCGTGCCGAGGTCGGGCGCTGTGACGACGAAGGTCAGAATCACGTCGGCAATCGGCCCGTTGGTGATGTAGGTCTTCGAGCCGTTCAGAACCAGGTCATCGCCTTCGCGCACGGCGCGCGTCTTTACGCCCGCGAGGTCTGACCCCGCGCCCGGCTCGGTCAGCGCCAGCGCGCCGATCCATTCGCCGGCGATCAGTCGGGGGAGATAATGCCGGCGTTGCGCCTCTGTGCCGTATTTCAAGATGGGATAGCCGCAGAGCGCCAGGCTAGCGCCCACGGAGAGTGCCGTCGCCGCGTCGGCGCGCGCCAGCTCGATTGAAGCCATCGTCGCCGTCAGCAAGTCGGCGCCGGTGCCGCCGTAGGTTTCGGGAAAGTTCAAGCCGGTGTAGCCGAAGCGCGCAAGCTGGGTCAGCGTGTCGCGCCGGAAGGACTCCGTGCGATCCATCTCGGCGGCGTGCGGCGCGACCTCTGCCGCCAGGAATTCGCCGAGCGATTTCAGGTACTGCTGCTGCTCATCGGAAAGACCAAAGTCCATGGGCGCACCTTGAAGCGAATCTTACTTTGCCTTTGTCGCCTGCTGTGCCTTGAGCTGTTCGTAGAAGCTCTTTTTTGATTCTTCGACAAACTGGCGATAGCCCTGCGGATCAATGAAGGGGTTGGCCGCTGCGCCCTGTTCGAGTTTGGCTATCTTGTCGAGCAAGCCGAACATCGAGCCGTGCGGGCCGAGGAAAACGTCGCACGGTAAGGATTCCAGCACGCGGAAGCTGCGCTGATAATCGGCAACGATCTTCGGATACTTCGCATTATTGACCAGCTTGTAGCCGGGGGCCGAGGTGCTGCCGATGAAGACGACGTTATAGGTTTTACCATCATCTTTAACTTCCATCGTCCAGGTGGTGTTGCCCCTGGTATGGCCGGGCGTCAGGTGCGCCACCAGCCAGACGCCGCCGACTTCGACCGTGTCGCCGTCGTGCAGGATGCGGTCGGCTTTGACCGGCGCGAAGGCCAGCGTGTCGCCCCACTGGAAATCGCCACGGCCTCCAACGGCAAGCTGCGCGGCGTCGGCCTCGCTTACCGCGAGTTTCGCGCCGGTCAGGGCTTTCAACTCCGCCAGCCCGCCGGCATGGTCATAATGCGCGTGGCCATTGATGAGCAGCCGCACATCTTCGAGCTTAAAGCCGAGCTGTTTGAGGTTCTCGCGAATCTGCGGCACGGTCTCGGCGAATCCGCTGTCGAGCAGGATGTGGCCCTGCGGCGAGGTGATCAGAAAGGCGCTGACCTCGGTCGCGCCGACATAATAGATGTTGCCGATGATGCGAAACGGCTTCACCGGGCGATTCCATGAGCGCGAAGTCTCATCGCTCTGCGCCGCAAGTGAGCCGGATAAGGCGATGACCAGCAGCAGAAGCCATGCCGACCGGCGCGCACAGTTGACAAGTTGGTTTTGCATAGCGGCCCCTTCGATTCACCGGCGACGACAAAGGTTGGCAGACGGAGAGCAGATCACCGCGCAAATTTCTTTAAGAGCTCGCGGGCGATGATCATGCGCTGAATCTGGTTGGTGCCTTCGACGATCTGGCCGATCTTGGCTTCGCGCATCAGCGCCTGGACGGGATAATCTTCGCTCGTGCCGTAGCCGCCATAAATCTGCACGGCGTCGGTCGTCACTTTCATTGCGGTGTCGGTCGCTAAGAGCTTGGCCATCGAAGCGATGGCATTAAACGGCAGCCCGCGATCTCTGAGCCACGCGGCTTTGCGCACGACACAGCGCGCCGCTTCGATGCCGGCGGCCATGTCTGCGAGCATGAACTGAATGCCTTGAAAACTGCCGATTGACTGGCCGAACGCCTGGCGCTCGACCGCATAGCGCAAGGCGTGCTCGAACGCCTGCTGCGCGGTGCCTACGGAAGTCGCCGCCACCGTGATGCGCCCCGAATCGAGCGCCGTCATCGCCACCTTGAACCCGTCGCCTTCGCGGCCCACAAGATTGGCGCGCGGCACCTCGCAATCTTCAAAGAAGACCTCGCGGGTGTGATGCGGCAGGCCCATCGGGCGCTCGCGCTTGCCGAAGGCCAGCCCATGTGCGCCCTTCTCGACGATGAACGAGCTGATCCCGCGGCCGCCTTTGCCCTTTTCAGTCACTGCCATGACGATATAAACATCGGCCTCGCCGCCGTGCGTGATCCAAATCTTCTGGCCGCGCAGCACGTAGGTATCGCCGCGCAGCTCTGCACGGGTATGGATGTTCTGCGCGTCCGAGCCGGCGTGTGGCTCGGTGAGCGCAAACGCGCCGAGCAGTTCGGCGCGCGCCATCGCCGGCAGGTACTTCTGCTTCTGCTCGGCGGTGCCGAATTGATTGATGATGAGCTGCGGCAGGCCGTGAACCGCCAGCAAGCCGCCGAGATGACTGCCCAGCCGCGTCAGCTCTTCGAGGACAACCGCGTAGGTCGAATAATCGAGCCCGCCGCCGCCGGTTTCGGTCGGGAAAGGGATGGCCGCAAGCCCCAACTCGCCGAGCTTGCGAAACAGCGGCCAGGGGAATTCGTCTGCGCCGTGCTGCTCGAAGTACGGCTTCACATCGCCGCGCACGAACTCCTCGACGAGCTTCAAGAGCTGCTCTTGTTCTTCGGTCAAGGTGTAATCCATGTGCATCTCCTCATTCGTTCGACGATCAGCGAATCGCGCCCGCGGCGCGCAAACGCTCGCGCTCCGGTGCGCTGACGCCAATGGCTTCAAGCAACTCGTCCGTGTGCGCGCCGAGCGCCGGCGCACCGACGCGCATCTCGGTCGGCGTATCGCTCAGCTTGTAAGGCGGCGCGAGCTGCGCGACCGGCTCGCCGCTTGTCGTCGCTACCTGACTGACCATTTCGCGGGCCGTGGTCTGCGCATGCGCGAAGGCTTCACTCATTGACAGCACAGGCTCGCAGCAACAGTCGGCGTCGCGCATCAGCTCGATCCATTCGCTCTGCGTCCGCGACTTAAAGAGCGCGCGCAGTTCATTGAAAAGATTTTCGCGGCGCTCGCCGTCATCGAATTGCCGGGCGGCCCATTGCTCGCGCCCAACCGCACGGCAGAAATTCGCCCAGAACTTCGGCTCCAGTGCGCCCAATGTCATGTAGCGGCCATCACTCGTTTCATAGACGTTATAAAACGGGTAAGCACCGCTGAGCGCGTACTTGCCGCCGACCTCAAGGCGATGCCCGGCGAAGTGGTGCGCCGCAGGGATCGCCAGCATCGCCAGCATCACATCGAACATCGAGACGTCCACGTACTGGCCTTGCCCCGTGCGCTCGCGCGCCATCAACGCGGCGAGGATGGCGAATGCCGCGACCATGCCGCCGGCCAGATCGGCGACCTGCACGCCGGGAATCACTGGCTTGCCGCGCTCGTCGGTCGTCAGCCCCAGGACGCCCGCCAGCGCCAGGTAATTCATGTCGTGGCCGCTGCGCTCGCGGTGCGGCCCGGTCTGCCCGAAGCCCGAGAGCGAGCAGTAGACGAGGCGCGGGTTGACTGGCTTCAACGCTTCGTAGCCAACCCCCAGACGATCAACGACGCCCGGTCGGAACTGCTCAAGGACGACGTCGGCGGTTTCGGCTAGCCTGAGAAAAAGGTCGCGGGCGGCGGGTTGCTTGAGATCAAGAGCAATCGATTTCTTGTTGCGGTTGACTTGCAGAAAGGCGGCGCTCTGTTTGCCGATGGCCGGCTTGCTCCAACGCGTCGGGTCGCCGGTGCGCGGCTCTTCGACCTTGATGACTTCGGCGCCGAGGTCGCCGAGCATCATCGAAGCGAACGGGCCGGGCAGCAGCCGCGACAGATCGAGCACGCGAATTCCTGAGAGCGCCTGATGCATGATGAATCAACCTGGTGCGCCGCACATCCTACATCAACGCGGGGCAAAAAGTAAGCGGCTGCGGTCAGGGCTGGCATCGCGGGAAGAGGCCAGGTTAAGAGGTTGACATCAACATGTATTTTTTGTAACCTCCCCGCGGCCTATTGAAATGGGATCAACTCACACGTCGCGGGGCCTGGCGGATCGCCTGAACCGGCGGCCCGCGCCTAGCCACGAAACGCCAGGATCGCAGTCACGAGCGTCTGCGTCCTCGGACGAATGACCGAGGAAGGTTTACAGACAAGCCGCAGGGCATTCGGCCGGGTTACCAGCCGCCAGGTGAACGCATGGCCACGGAGGTCAGACGGATCAAAGCCGCCCCAAGAAGCGAGCCGGCGAAGCTGGTGCGTTTGGACCGGCTGCTCGGGCTCAGGGGGTGGGGGCTGGTCCTGTATGGCGCACTCCCGGCTAACCTCGCGCTCATCGGCGCGGTGAAAGTAGAAATGAAACTCGAGGCCAGTCTGCCGCTGTTTCTCTTCGTCGTGCCGCTGCCCGTCATTACGACTTACCTGTTGATCCGCACGCGTCAAAAGGAATGGTATCTGGCCACCGACCGGCTGGCGCTGCGCAGCGCGATTACCTGCGCGATGATTATTCTCCTCGCCAGTCTGATCACCGGCGCCGCCCGGCTGATCCAGGGCGAGTACAGGTGGGATTTTGATTTCCGCCTGGCCGGCCTGTTCACGCCGGCGCACTTGAAGACGGCGGGCGAATCGTTCCTGTTCGGCATCGCCACGCTGGTCTTCAGTTCGACCCTGTTCATGACGATCCTAACCAAAGGCACCGACCTGCCGGGGTTGCCGTTGACCGGCTTCGTCACTTTGTTGGGCAAGGTCCGCCAGGGCCTCAAGCGGTTCCAGGGTCAGCCGATCTGGCACGCCAGCCCCGACAGCGCGGAAGCCATCGGCGAACTGAGGAAGCTGGTAGAGGAGGTGCTGACCAATTTCAGGAGCTTGATGGCGGAGCCCGGCCACTGGCTCGCCAAGCAGTCACTGCAACTGGTGGCGGCTGACGTGGCCAACGTGCTGGAAATCATTAAGTCCATTAAAGGCAGCCCCGACTTGATGGCGGCCCGATGGGGCATCTATTTCGAGGAGGAGTGCAAGCTGTCGCCCACGGACCAAAAGCTGCGGCGGGAGAAAGAGAGGCAAACCCTCTACGACTCTCTGCAAAGGGTGAGGCAATTGCAGCTCGGAGACTGATATGGCGGACATCTATTACGCAGTCATCGCGCTGAAGGAAGACGAAATCGCCGGCGTGGTCAAGCGGCTCACGGGGCTGGGACTTAAGGCCCTGGCCGACTATCTCAGGGACAGCCAGAGCAATCGGTATGGCGGCCTCAACGAGCGGTGGCAGCCATTCGGCGATAAGACGGTGGCCGAGCATATCGATCAGGTATCGGAGTTTCAGTCGGGGACGCAGTTGATTGACAAGCTCGCGGATAACTTCGAGAACCTCTACACCCTGCGCCGACGCCCGCCGATCACGGTCTTCTTCATAGACCCCTTCGCGCTCTTCCTCGAAAAGTACGAGCGGCTGGCGAGGATGATTGACTTCGGGGTGTCGGAGGTGGCCACCTGCTGCCTGCTCATAGACGGCAGCGTGCCCGACGAGTTGAAAAAACAGCTCCGCAAGAACTACTGCGAATGCTGGCGTGTGGTGTGCTGGGATCATCGCCACGGGAAGCCGCACGAATTCATTTACGAAGCCGACGACTTGGACAGCTTCCTCTATTCCGGGCGCTGGCTCCAGCCGGAAGGGGACGGCCCAAGCGGCCCGGCCAGCCGCTCCCTGGCGAGCCGCACCGAAGTCCGCCCCCTGACGTCTCTGGCTTGAGTCTGAAATGGCAATACCGGAACCGACCATCATCACCTTCTACTCCTACAAGGGCGGCGTCGGGCGCAGCATGGCGCTGGCGAACGTCGCATGGCTGCTGGCGAGCCAGCACGGGCTGAACGTGCTGGTGATCGACTGGGACCTGGAGGCGCCGGGTCTGCATCACTTCTTCGACATGGACGACCTGGACATCCGCCACGGCCTGCTCGACATGCTCTACGACTACAAGCAGATTCTCAGGGAGGCGACCGGGCCGCTGCCGGAGGACGTCGTCAAAGTCAAAAAGTACGTCCAGCCCGTGCCGACTTATAGCGGCGGCGGCGGCTCGATCTCCATCCTCGCCGCCGGGCGGCAAGACGGCAAGTACGCGGGCCGCGTCAACGACTTTGACTGGAAGGAATTCTATGACAAGTGGTTCGGCTTCGGCTTCATGGAGAATTTCAAGAAGCAGGTGAAGGGACTGGCCGACATCGTCCTCATCGACAGCCGCACAGGGGTGACAGACATCGGCGGCATCTGCACGTTGCAACTGCCCGACACCGTCGTACTCTTATTCGCGCTCAACGCGCAGAACGTTGATGGTGTGCGCAAGATTGCCGACAAGATCCTCGAACGGACGCCGCAGCTCGTCGAACGCGAGCCGCCGAAGTTGATCCTGCGGCCCTCCAGGGTCGAACGCTACCTGGAGGAGGACAAGTTGAAAGACTGGCAGGAGAAGGCCGCCGCGCGGTTGCATGACCTGTTGAGCGAGACCGACAGGCAAGACCCCATCCGCTTCATGGCCAAGAAGAACATCCCCTACATCGGCGCTTACGCCTTCGGCGAGACGCCGCTTTCCGTGCCGAACTCGCCGCTGAACGAGATGACCGCCGCCTTCGAAGACCTGACGCAGTCGCTTGTGGAGGCCGCCGCCCTGCCAGAGATTAGGCCGCGCCCGGCGCAACCGGGCCGGCGCTTCGGCGCGCTCCGGGGCGCATTCCAATCCCGGCGATTCCTGAAGCAGGCCATCGCTGCGCTCGCCTTCGCCTCCGCTATCCTGCTCGGCCTGACCACCTTTTCCTCCATATACCAGTATCTGCGGTTCACAGCGCAGCGGAATGTCCTCGTGAGCGCAAATCAGCGTTTGACCTCCGACCTCGACCAGGCCCGCGAAGAGGTGAGCCAATTACGGCAGCAGCTAGAGGGCGGGCCCAAACCGCCGGTTGACGCGCGCCTGACCGCCCTCGCCGTCGATTCGGCAAAGACTCTGGCCAAGGCGGAGGAGGGGGCGGGCCATGTATACGGGAAGATAGGCAATGCCGTGCTGCTCGTTTATCACATAGACAACCGGTTCCTGGTCATCGCCAAATATGCCAGCGCCGAGGAGGCCGCACAGAATCTCGAACTGGTGAAGAGTCAGTTCAACAAGGATGCCTTTGCAATCGACCTGGCCGGGACATGCCCCAACGCTGCGCAAAGGCACGGCTACACTGAATGCCGCCCGCAAAGCGTCGGCGTGCCGCCGACGCCATCACCAGGCAATAAGAACGTCGCGCGCCCGCCATCGGGAAACAAGAACGTCATACGCCGTTGAAGCCGCCGCCCCGCCCGGCTTGCAACCAAATGCCGGGACGGCGCAACATACCTGCGACAGAGAATGGAACGCGTGCCGTCATCCAACGTTTTCTCCATCGAGGTGGTTTTATGAAATGGCTCGCTCGATGCTCGATGCTCGCACTGGTCGGCTTACTGCTGGCCTCCTCGGTGTTCGCGCAGGCGGATAAACAGAAGCCCGCGCCATCCGACGACGAGCCGATCAAGCTGCACACGACGCTCGTGCAGGTGCCGGTCGTCGTCAAAGAGAAGGGCGGTCGTTACCTGACCGACTTGAGCAAAAACGACTTTAGCATCTACGAAGACGGCACGCGGCAAGCGATTGAATACTTCGGCACCACGGAAGCGCCCTTCAATGTCGCCCTGCTGTTGGACTCTTCTGGCTCGACCGCCGACCAGTTGCAGCAGATCAAGAATGCGGCGCTCGCCTTTATCGATAACCTGCGCCCGCAGGATAGAGTCTTGCTCATCGAATTCAACGACAGCGTCCGCGTCCTCTCAGAGCTAACCAGCGACCGCGAGCAACTGCGCCGCGCCATCGCCGACATTCGCTCAGGCGAATATACACAGGTGTACGAAGCCGTCTACACCGCCGTCTGGGAGCGGCTCGCCGACATCGAGGGCCGCAAAGCGGTCATCCTGTTTACCGACGGGATTGACACCGCCAGCAGCGAGATCGTCGAAGAAGACACGCTCGACGCGATCATCGAAAGCGAGGACGTCATCGTCTACCCGATTCGCTACAGCACGCGCGCCGATGTCGAGCGCCGCCTCGAACGCCGGTTCAATACCGAACGGCTCACCGACCCGCAGAAGGCCGAGGCGAATCGCCAGAAAGCCCTGCGCGAGCTGGATCGCACCTACCGTCAGGCTGACGAGTATCTGGACGAGCTGGCGCGACTGTCGGGCGGCGTCATCGAGCGCGCCGACGAGATCGCCGACTTGAAAGGGGCGCTGGCGCGCATCGCCGACGAGCTGCGCAAACAATACCTGCTCGGCTACTACCCGCCGCACGAAAAGAAGATCGAGTCGCGGCGCATCACGGTCAAAGTCACGCGCCCGGACGCCATCGTGCGGGCGCGGCCCGGCTACAAGACGACGCAGCAGTAACTCGACCGCCGCTTAGTACGGTTGATGGCTGGGGCTATAATCCGTGCAGCTATCTTGTGCTGGGGAGGTGAACGCCGATGAGCTGGCCGAAAGCCGAAACGCTTTTCACCGAAGTCGAGTACATGGCGTTGGAGCGCGCGTCCGAGGAGCGGCACGAATTTCTCGACGGGCTGATCTACCTGATGGCCGGCGAAAGCCCGGCACACGGAACGATCTGCACCAATCTTGTTATCATCGTTGGCAGCCAGTTGAAAGGGACACATTGCCAGGCATGGTCGAAAGATACCAAAGTGCGTAGCGGCCCGCTTCCAGTAACTCGTTATTCGATGGAAGGGCTGTTTTCCTATCCTGACCTGCTCGTGGTCTGCGGCACGCCGGTCTATCTTGACGAATACCAGCACGTGGTACTCAATCCGCGAGTCATCGTCGAAGTCCTGTCGCCAATGACCGGAGCCTTTGATCGCGGCGTGAAGTTCCTGCGCTATCTTACCTACCTTGAATCACTGATCGATTACCTCACCGTCGCTCAGGATAAGCCCCGGATTGAACATCACAGCCGCCAGCCCAATGGCGAGTGGGCAGTCGAGTCTTTTACTGATCTGGACGACACCGTGACGCTCACTTCGATTGGCTGCACACTCAACCTGCGCGACGTGTACGACCGCATCGAGTTCCCTTCCCCCGAAGACGAACAGCCCGCCCCGCCCGCCAACTGAGTGCCTCTTGCCTTGCGAGCCATCAGGGAGAACGGGCAACATAAACGTTTCACCTTATGGCTGAACAATTCTCATTCGAGGTCACCGCATCCGACAGCGCCACCGGGGCGCGCGCCGGGCGCATCACGACGGCGCATGGAATAATTGACACGCCGGTCTTCATGCCGGTCGGCACGCAAGGCAGCGTCAAGGCGTTGACCCAGCAAATGCTCGAAGACGCCGGCGCGCAGATCATCCTCGGCAATACCTACCACCTTTACTTAAGGCCCGGCCATCTCCTGATCAATCAACTCGGCGGCCTGCACCGCTTCATCTCCTGGGAGCGCGCCATCCTTACCGACAGCGGCGGCTTTCAAGTCTTCAGCCTCACAGACCTGCGTCGCATGAATGAAGACGGCGTCGAGTTCCAATCGCATATTGACGGCGCGCGCCATTTCCTGTCGCCCGAACGCTCGATGGAAATCCAGGCGGCGCTCGGCTCGGACATCGTCATGTGCTTCGACGAATGCACGCCCTACCCGGCGACGGTCGCCGAAGCGCGCGCCTCGCTCGAAATTACCGGGCGCTGGGCGCGGCGCTCGAAACAACGGCTCACCGAATTGCACAGCGACCCGCGCGAAGCCGGGCGCGTCGGGCTGAAGATCGTCAACCCGGCGCAGGCGCTCTTCGGCATCAATCAAGGAAGCGTCTACCTCGACCTGCGCGAGCGCAGCCTCG
This window of the Blastocatellia bacterium genome carries:
- a CDS encoding acyl-CoA dehydrogenase family protein; the encoded protein is MDFGLSDEQQQYLKSLGEFLAAEVAPHAAEMDRTESFRRDTLTQLARFGYTGLNFPETYGGTGADLLTATMASIELARADAATALSVGASLALCGYPILKYGTEAQRRHYLPRLIAGEWIGALALTEPGAGSDLAGVKTRAVREGDDLVLNGSKTYITNGPIADVILTFVVTAPDLGTRGYSLILVDGDAPGLTRGRKLEKMGVRGSPTSELFFEDCRVPAANLLGEENSGFPTLMQCLAYDRVGMACFCLGIAKASLDEALKYATTRQAFGAAIAGFEEISFKLAEMKAEIDTAELLIYRAAWLHDQGEDVTVVASMAKLYASEVAKRAADYAVQIHGGAGYFRDYRVERLYRDARLCEIGEGTSEIQRMIIARSILGTSK
- the bla gene encoding subclass B3 metallo-beta-lactamase yields the protein MQNQLVNCARRSAWLLLLVIALSGSLAAQSDETSRSWNRPVKPFRIIGNIYYVGATEVSAFLITSPQGHILLDSGFAETVPQIRENLKQLGFKLEDVRLLINGHAHYDHAGGLAELKALTGAKLAVSEADAAQLAVGGRGDFQWGDTLAFAPVKADRILHDGDTVEVGGVWLVAHLTPGHTRGNTTWTMEVKDDGKTYNVVFIGSTSAPGYKLVNNAKYPKIVADYQRSFRVLESLPCDVFLGPHGSMFGLLDKIAKLEQGAAANPFIDPQGYRQFVEESKKSFYEQLKAQQATKAK
- a CDS encoding acyl-CoA dehydrogenase family protein; this encodes MDYTLTEEQEQLLKLVEEFVRGDVKPYFEQHGADEFPWPLFRKLGELGLAAIPFPTETGGGGLDYSTYAVVLEELTRLGSHLGGLLAVHGLPQLIINQFGTAEQKQKYLPAMARAELLGAFALTEPHAGSDAQNIHTRAELRGDTYVLRGQKIWITHGGEADVYIVMAVTEKGKGGRGISSFIVEKGAHGLAFGKRERPMGLPHHTREVFFEDCEVPRANLVGREGDGFKVAMTALDSGRITVAATSVGTAQQAFEHALRYAVERQAFGQSIGSFQGIQFMLADMAAGIEAARCVVRKAAWLRDRGLPFNAIASMAKLLATDTAMKVTTDAVQIYGGYGTSEDYPVQALMREAKIGQIVEGTNQIQRMIIARELLKKFAR
- a CDS encoding CaiB/BaiF CoA-transferase family protein; the protein is MHQALSGIRVLDLSRLLPGPFASMMLGDLGAEVIKVEEPRTGDPTRWSKPAIGKQSAAFLQVNRNKKSIALDLKQPAARDLFLRLAETADVVLEQFRPGVVDRLGVGYEALKPVNPRLVYCSLSGFGQTGPHRERSGHDMNYLALAGVLGLTTDERGKPVIPGVQVADLAGGMVAAFAILAALMARERTGQGQYVDVSMFDVMLAMLAIPAAHHFAGHRLEVGGKYALSGAYPFYNVYETSDGRYMTLGALEPKFWANFCRAVGREQWAARQFDDGERRENLFNELRALFKSRTQSEWIELMRDADCCCEPVLSMSEAFAHAQTTAREMVSQVATTSGEPVAQLAPPYKLSDTPTEMRVGAPALGAHTDELLEAIGVSAPERERLRAAGAIR
- a CDS encoding VWA domain-containing protein — protein: MKWLARCSMLALVGLLLASSVFAQADKQKPAPSDDEPIKLHTTLVQVPVVVKEKGGRYLTDLSKNDFSIYEDGTRQAIEYFGTTEAPFNVALLLDSSGSTADQLQQIKNAALAFIDNLRPQDRVLLIEFNDSVRVLSELTSDREQLRRAIADIRSGEYTQVYEAVYTAVWERLADIEGRKAVILFTDGIDTASSEIVEEDTLDAIIESEDVIVYPIRYSTRADVERRLERRFNTERLTDPQKAEANRQKALRELDRTYRQADEYLDELARLSGGVIERADEIADLKGALARIADELRKQYLLGYYPPHEKKIESRRITVKVTRPDAIVRARPGYKTTQQ
- a CDS encoding Uma2 family endonuclease, which encodes MSWPKAETLFTEVEYMALERASEERHEFLDGLIYLMAGESPAHGTICTNLVIIVGSQLKGTHCQAWSKDTKVRSGPLPVTRYSMEGLFSYPDLLVVCGTPVYLDEYQHVVLNPRVIVEVLSPMTGAFDRGVKFLRYLTYLESLIDYLTVAQDKPRIEHHSRQPNGEWAVESFTDLDDTVTLTSIGCTLNLRDVYDRIEFPSPEDEQPAPPAN
- the tgt gene encoding tRNA guanosine(34) transglycosylase Tgt gives rise to the protein MAEQFSFEVTASDSATGARAGRITTAHGIIDTPVFMPVGTQGSVKALTQQMLEDAGAQIILGNTYHLYLRPGHLLINQLGGLHRFISWERAILTDSGGFQVFSLTDLRRMNEDGVEFQSHIDGARHFLSPERSMEIQAALGSDIVMCFDECTPYPATVAEARASLEITGRWARRSKQRLTELHSDPREAGRVGLKIVNPAQALFGINQGSVYLDLRERSLEGLLEVGFDGYAIGGLSVGEEKAAMREVVAGIAPRMPADKPRYLMGVGTPEDIVSAVACGVDMFDCVMPTRNARNGQLFTGQGRVNVKNARYKDDPRPPDEICRCPVCARYSRAYLRHLYMSGEILYSTLSSLHNVCFYLDTMARIRQAITLGTFNEFQHSFLEDLARGQD